A single Oncorhynchus nerka isolate Pitt River linkage group LG10, Oner_Uvic_2.0, whole genome shotgun sequence DNA region contains:
- the slka gene encoding STE20-like serine/threonine-protein kinase isoform X2, producing MSSFFNFRKIFKLGSDKKKKQYEHVHRDENPEEIWEIIGELGDGAFGKVYKAQNKQTGTLAAAKVIDTKTEEELEDYMVEIDILASCDHRYIVKLLDAFYYESKLWILIEFCAGGAVDAVMLELERPLTEPQIRVVCRQTLEALAYLHEIKVIHRDLKAGNILFSQEGDIKLADFGVSAKNTMTLQRRDSFIGTPYWMAPEVVMCETSKDRPYDYKADIWSLGVTLIELAQIEPPNHEMNPMRVLLRIAKADPPTLMQPSRWSPEFNDFLRKALDKNVDRRWCTAQLLQHPFVSSVVDNKPLRELIAEANADVLEEIEEGKEEDEEEETDATLVVPGHKRAPSDTSMASSEDEKLSETTSTLDSVTEKTEPETAEDKASDKLSDEGLGTSVGDRAEGEKLNEVSDASNEDLVNGQVKAMEPKPEESPAGKPEEIPDRQITIVPEAPSDTQESVIVSEETGEEEKVEDGPPQVFLKERVKVEEKTEEEVKQEPIKEEPEVILQPPTKLTDPGDQPRSALEEPGAVSTEVNAKPEKIEKETLIEMAEEVKPEADGVTDINTDADLNEDTDNTESDVNTDAEVDAAEGSTEVSADTEAQRDNNVIPVVILEEGTTDEREEKPPDEEAPSQDAVSESKTDQESTPVKSEPDVEKDSDSGSSSVADSNSMDLNLSISSFLSKKAEAGSVSIQDTRRQKKTLKKTRKFMVDGVEVSVTTSKIVTDNDTKNEEMRFLRRQELRELRLLQKEEHRAQQALSDKLQQQREQIYRRFEQEMTGKKRQYDQEVENLEKKQKQTIERLEQDHTNRLRDEAKRIKAEQDKELSKFQNMLKNRKKEVKQEVEQSPKFMRRALMKLLKEDLSLIQIPKEQEFLQKQQQELDGALKKIIQQHKHEIATIERDCLNHKQQLMRAREAAMWELEERHLQEKHQLLKQQLKDQYFMQRHQLLKRHEKEMEQMQRYNQRLIEEMKNRQAQERGRLPKIQRGDAKTRMAMFKKSLRITSAPGTPEQEREKIKQFAAQEEKRQKNERLHQHQKHENQMRDLQLQCDSNIRELQQLQNEKCHLLIEHETQKLKELDEEHSQELQEWREKLRPRKKALEEEFTRKLQEQEVFFKMSGESECLNPTTQSRVSKFYPIPSVHNSGL from the exons ATGTCGTCGTTCTTCAATTTTCGTAAAATCTTCAAGTTGGGGTCTGATAAGAAGAAGAAACAGTATGAGCACGTACACAGAGACGAGAACCCGGAGGAAATCTGGGAGATTATTGGGGAACTGGGAGATGGGGCCTTTGGGAAAGTATACAAG GCCCAGAACAAGCAGACTGGGACCCTGGCTGCTGCCAAGGTGATCGATACCAAGACAGAGGAGGAGTTGGAGGATTACATGGTGGAGATAGACATTCTGGCCTCCTGTGATCACCGTTACATAGTCAAACTGCTGGATGCCTTCTATTATGAAAGCAAACTGTGG ATTCTGATTGAGTTCTGTGCGGGAGGTGCTGTCGATGCAGTCATGTTGG AGCTTGAGAGGCCTCTGACAGAGCCCCAGATCCGGGTGGTGTGTAGGCAGACGTTGGAGGCCCTGGCCTACCTTCATGAGATCAAGGTCATCCACAGAGACCTGAAGGCTGGGAACATCCTTTTCTCACAGGAGGGAGACATCAAATTGG CTGACTTTGGCGTGTCCGCTAAGAATACCATGACGCTGCAGAGAAGAGATTCTTTCATTGGCACTCCATATTG GATGGCTCCAGAGGTGGTGATGTGTGAGACATCTAAGGACCGTCCGTACGACTACAAGGCTGACATCTGGTCCCTGGGGGTCACCCTGATTGAGCTGGCACAGATAGAACCTCCTAACCACGAGATGAACCCCATGAGAGTCCTGCTGAGAATAGCCAAGGCCGATCCGCCCACACTCATGCAGCCTTCACGCTG GTCACCAGAGTTCAATGACTTTCTGAGGAAGGCACTGGATAAGAATGTGGACCGTAGGTGGTGCACAGCCCAGCTCTTGCAG CATCCCTTTGTTAGCAGTGTAGTTGACAACAAACCGCTGAGAGAACTGATTGCTGAGGCCAATGCTGACGTCTTAGAGGAGATAGAAGAAGGCAAAGaggaagatgaagaagaagagacggATGCAACTCTG GTGGTGCCCGGACATAAGCGAGCGCCATCAGACACCAGCATGGCCAGCTCTGAGGATGAGAAGCTCTCTGAGACCACCTCTACACTGGACTCAGTCACAGAGAAGACAGAGCCTGAGACTGCAGAGGACAAGGCCAGTGATAAGCTGTCTGACGAGGGCCTTGGGACCAGCGTGGGCGACAGGGCAGAGGGTGAGAAACTGAACGAGGTGTCTGATGCCAGTAATGAGGACTTAGTCAATGGACAGGTGAAGGCCATGGAGCCCAAACCAGAGGAAAGCCCTGCTGGAAAGCCTGAGGAGATTCCTGACCGTCAGATCACCATTGTGCCAGAAGCACCATCAGACACACAGGAGAGTGTGATTGTGAGtgaggagacaggggaagaggagaaagTAGAGGATGGACCTCCACAAGTATTCCTGAAGGAAAGAGTAAAAgtagaggagaagacagaggaggaggtgaagcAGGAACCAATCAAAGAGGAGCCAGAGGTGATTCTCCAGCCTCCCACCAAATTAACAGATCCAGGGGACCAGCCTAGGAGTGCTTTAGAGGAGCCTGGCGCCGTGTCGACCGAGGTCAATGCTAAACCAGAGAAGATTGAGAAGGAGACGCTCATTGAGATGGCAGAGGAGGTTAAACCAGAGGCTGATGGGgtcacagacataaacacagacGCCGACTTGAATGAAGACACAGACAACACAGAATCGGACGTCAACACAGACGCAGAGGTAGACGCAGCTGAGGGCTCCACAGAGGTCTCTGCAGACACAGAAGCCCAAAGAGACAATAATGTAATACCGGTGGTGATTCTTGAGGAGGGGACCACCGACGAGAGGGAGGAGAAGCCACCAGATGAGGAAGCTCCATCCCAGGATGCTGTTTCGGAGTCAAAGACCGACCAGGAAAGCACTCCTGTTAAGTCGGAGCCAGATGTGGAGAAGGATTCTGACTCGGGGAGCAGCTCTGTAGCAGATAGCAACAGCATGGACCTCAACCTATCCATCTCCAGTTTCCTGTCCAAAAAGGCTGAGGCGGGGTCTGTGTCCATACAG GACACGAGACGGCAGAAGAAGACTCTGAAGAAGACCCGTAAGTTCATGGTTGACGGAGTGGAGGTCAGTGTGACCACGTCAAAGATAGTCACCGATAACGACACCAAGAACGAGGAGATGAGATTCCTGAg GCGCCAGGAGCTGAGAGAGCTGCGTCTGCTGCAGAAGGAGGAGCATAGAGCCCAGCAGGCGCTCAGCGACAAGCTgcagcagcagagagaacagatctACCGCCGCTTCGAGCAGGAGATGACT GGTAAGAAGCGTCAGTACGACCAGGAGGTGGAGAATCTGGAGAAGAAACAGAAGCAGACCATTGAGCGGCTGGAGCAGGACCATACCAACCGGCTGAGGGACGAGGCAAAACGCATCAAGGCCGAGCAGGACAAGGAGCTCTCCAAGTTCCAGAACATGCTCAAGAACCGCAAGAAGGAG GTGAAACAGGAAGTTGAACAGTCACCCAAATTCATGAGGAGAGCGCTCATGAAACTCTTAAAGGAAGATCTATCTCTCATTCAGATTCCAAAG gAGCAGGAGTTTCTgcagaagcagcagcaggagtTGGATGGAGCCCTGAAGAAGATCATCCAACAGCACAAACATGAGATCGCCACCATCGAGAGAGACTGCCTCAACCACAAGCAACAGCTTATGAGAG CTCGAGAGGCAGCCATGTGGGAGCTGGAAGAGCGCCACCTGCAGGAGAAGCACCAGCTGCTCAAGCAGCAGCTCAAAGACCAGTACTTCATGCAGAGACACCAGCTGCTCAAGAGACACGAGAAG GAAATGGAGCAGATGCAGCGCTACAACCAGCGTCTGATTGAGGAGATGAAGAACAGACAGGCCCAGGAGAGAGGTCGTCTGCCGAAGATCCAGCGGGGTGATGCCAAGACACGCATGGCCATGTTCAAGAAGAGCCTCCGCATCACCTCTGCACCTGGCACCCCGGAGCAGGAAAGGGAGAAGATCAAGCAG TTTGCAGCCCAGGAGGAGAAGAGGCAGAAGAACGAGAGACTCCATCAACATCAGAAACATGAGAACCAGATGAGAGACCTGCAGCTGCAGTGTGACTCCAACATCAGAGAGCTGCAGCagcttcag
- the slka gene encoding STE20-like serine/threonine-protein kinase isoform X1, whose protein sequence is MSSFFNFRKIFKLGSDKKKKQYEHVHRDENPEEIWEIIGELGDGAFGKVYKAQNKQTGTLAAAKVIDTKTEEELEDYMVEIDILASCDHRYIVKLLDAFYYESKLWILIEFCAGGAVDAVMLELERPLTEPQIRVVCRQTLEALAYLHEIKVIHRDLKAGNILFSQEGDIKLADFGVSAKNTMTLQRRDSFIGTPYWMAPEVVMCETSKDRPYDYKADIWSLGVTLIELAQIEPPNHEMNPMRVLLRIAKADPPTLMQPSRWSPEFNDFLRKALDKNVDRRWCTAQLLQHPFVSSVVDNKPLRELIAEANADVLEEIEEGKEEDEEEETDATLVVPGHKRAPSDTSMASSEDEKLSETTSTLDSVTEKTEPETAEDKASDKLSDEGLGTSVGDRAEGEKLNEVSDASNEDLVNGQVKAMEPKPEESPAGKPEEIPDRQITIVPEAPSDTQESVIVSEETGEEEKVEDGPPQVFLKERVKVEEKTEEEVKQEPIKEEPEVILQPPTKLTDPGDQPRSALEEPGAVSTEVNAKPEKIEKETLIEMAEEVKPEADGVTDINTDADLNEDTDNTESDVNTDAEVDAAEGSTEVSADTEAQRDNNVIPVVILEEGTTDEREEKPPDEEAPSQDAVSESKTDQESTPVKSEPDVEKDSDSGSSSVADSNSMDLNLSISSFLSKKAEAGSVSIQDTRRQKKTLKKTRKFMVDGVEVSVTTSKIVTDNDTKNEEMRFLRRQELRELRLLQKEEHRAQQALSDKLQQQREQIYRRFEQEMTGKKRQYDQEVENLEKKQKQTIERLEQDHTNRLRDEAKRIKAEQDKELSKFQNMLKNRKKEVKQEVEQSPKFMRRALMKLLKEDLSLIQIPKGVAQIMIQSFQLSSCALFNAQMQDEQEFLQKQQQELDGALKKIIQQHKHEIATIERDCLNHKQQLMRAREAAMWELEERHLQEKHQLLKQQLKDQYFMQRHQLLKRHEKEMEQMQRYNQRLIEEMKNRQAQERGRLPKIQRGDAKTRMAMFKKSLRITSAPGTPEQEREKIKQFAAQEEKRQKNERLHQHQKHENQMRDLQLQCDSNIRELQQLQNEKCHLLIEHETQKLKELDEEHSQELQEWREKLRPRKKALEEEFTRKLQEQEVFFKMSGESECLNPTTQSRVSKFYPIPSVHNSGL, encoded by the exons ATGTCGTCGTTCTTCAATTTTCGTAAAATCTTCAAGTTGGGGTCTGATAAGAAGAAGAAACAGTATGAGCACGTACACAGAGACGAGAACCCGGAGGAAATCTGGGAGATTATTGGGGAACTGGGAGATGGGGCCTTTGGGAAAGTATACAAG GCCCAGAACAAGCAGACTGGGACCCTGGCTGCTGCCAAGGTGATCGATACCAAGACAGAGGAGGAGTTGGAGGATTACATGGTGGAGATAGACATTCTGGCCTCCTGTGATCACCGTTACATAGTCAAACTGCTGGATGCCTTCTATTATGAAAGCAAACTGTGG ATTCTGATTGAGTTCTGTGCGGGAGGTGCTGTCGATGCAGTCATGTTGG AGCTTGAGAGGCCTCTGACAGAGCCCCAGATCCGGGTGGTGTGTAGGCAGACGTTGGAGGCCCTGGCCTACCTTCATGAGATCAAGGTCATCCACAGAGACCTGAAGGCTGGGAACATCCTTTTCTCACAGGAGGGAGACATCAAATTGG CTGACTTTGGCGTGTCCGCTAAGAATACCATGACGCTGCAGAGAAGAGATTCTTTCATTGGCACTCCATATTG GATGGCTCCAGAGGTGGTGATGTGTGAGACATCTAAGGACCGTCCGTACGACTACAAGGCTGACATCTGGTCCCTGGGGGTCACCCTGATTGAGCTGGCACAGATAGAACCTCCTAACCACGAGATGAACCCCATGAGAGTCCTGCTGAGAATAGCCAAGGCCGATCCGCCCACACTCATGCAGCCTTCACGCTG GTCACCAGAGTTCAATGACTTTCTGAGGAAGGCACTGGATAAGAATGTGGACCGTAGGTGGTGCACAGCCCAGCTCTTGCAG CATCCCTTTGTTAGCAGTGTAGTTGACAACAAACCGCTGAGAGAACTGATTGCTGAGGCCAATGCTGACGTCTTAGAGGAGATAGAAGAAGGCAAAGaggaagatgaagaagaagagacggATGCAACTCTG GTGGTGCCCGGACATAAGCGAGCGCCATCAGACACCAGCATGGCCAGCTCTGAGGATGAGAAGCTCTCTGAGACCACCTCTACACTGGACTCAGTCACAGAGAAGACAGAGCCTGAGACTGCAGAGGACAAGGCCAGTGATAAGCTGTCTGACGAGGGCCTTGGGACCAGCGTGGGCGACAGGGCAGAGGGTGAGAAACTGAACGAGGTGTCTGATGCCAGTAATGAGGACTTAGTCAATGGACAGGTGAAGGCCATGGAGCCCAAACCAGAGGAAAGCCCTGCTGGAAAGCCTGAGGAGATTCCTGACCGTCAGATCACCATTGTGCCAGAAGCACCATCAGACACACAGGAGAGTGTGATTGTGAGtgaggagacaggggaagaggagaaagTAGAGGATGGACCTCCACAAGTATTCCTGAAGGAAAGAGTAAAAgtagaggagaagacagaggaggaggtgaagcAGGAACCAATCAAAGAGGAGCCAGAGGTGATTCTCCAGCCTCCCACCAAATTAACAGATCCAGGGGACCAGCCTAGGAGTGCTTTAGAGGAGCCTGGCGCCGTGTCGACCGAGGTCAATGCTAAACCAGAGAAGATTGAGAAGGAGACGCTCATTGAGATGGCAGAGGAGGTTAAACCAGAGGCTGATGGGgtcacagacataaacacagacGCCGACTTGAATGAAGACACAGACAACACAGAATCGGACGTCAACACAGACGCAGAGGTAGACGCAGCTGAGGGCTCCACAGAGGTCTCTGCAGACACAGAAGCCCAAAGAGACAATAATGTAATACCGGTGGTGATTCTTGAGGAGGGGACCACCGACGAGAGGGAGGAGAAGCCACCAGATGAGGAAGCTCCATCCCAGGATGCTGTTTCGGAGTCAAAGACCGACCAGGAAAGCACTCCTGTTAAGTCGGAGCCAGATGTGGAGAAGGATTCTGACTCGGGGAGCAGCTCTGTAGCAGATAGCAACAGCATGGACCTCAACCTATCCATCTCCAGTTTCCTGTCCAAAAAGGCTGAGGCGGGGTCTGTGTCCATACAG GACACGAGACGGCAGAAGAAGACTCTGAAGAAGACCCGTAAGTTCATGGTTGACGGAGTGGAGGTCAGTGTGACCACGTCAAAGATAGTCACCGATAACGACACCAAGAACGAGGAGATGAGATTCCTGAg GCGCCAGGAGCTGAGAGAGCTGCGTCTGCTGCAGAAGGAGGAGCATAGAGCCCAGCAGGCGCTCAGCGACAAGCTgcagcagcagagagaacagatctACCGCCGCTTCGAGCAGGAGATGACT GGTAAGAAGCGTCAGTACGACCAGGAGGTGGAGAATCTGGAGAAGAAACAGAAGCAGACCATTGAGCGGCTGGAGCAGGACCATACCAACCGGCTGAGGGACGAGGCAAAACGCATCAAGGCCGAGCAGGACAAGGAGCTCTCCAAGTTCCAGAACATGCTCAAGAACCGCAAGAAGGAG GTGAAACAGGAAGTTGAACAGTCACCCAAATTCATGAGGAGAGCGCTCATGAAACTCTTAAAGGAAGATCTATCTCTCATTCAGATTCCAAAG GGTGTGGCCCAGATTATGATACAGTCTTTTCAGTTGTCCTCATGTGCTCTCTTCAACGCTCAGATGCAGGAT gAGCAGGAGTTTCTgcagaagcagcagcaggagtTGGATGGAGCCCTGAAGAAGATCATCCAACAGCACAAACATGAGATCGCCACCATCGAGAGAGACTGCCTCAACCACAAGCAACAGCTTATGAGAG CTCGAGAGGCAGCCATGTGGGAGCTGGAAGAGCGCCACCTGCAGGAGAAGCACCAGCTGCTCAAGCAGCAGCTCAAAGACCAGTACTTCATGCAGAGACACCAGCTGCTCAAGAGACACGAGAAG GAAATGGAGCAGATGCAGCGCTACAACCAGCGTCTGATTGAGGAGATGAAGAACAGACAGGCCCAGGAGAGAGGTCGTCTGCCGAAGATCCAGCGGGGTGATGCCAAGACACGCATGGCCATGTTCAAGAAGAGCCTCCGCATCACCTCTGCACCTGGCACCCCGGAGCAGGAAAGGGAGAAGATCAAGCAG TTTGCAGCCCAGGAGGAGAAGAGGCAGAAGAACGAGAGACTCCATCAACATCAGAAACATGAGAACCAGATGAGAGACCTGCAGCTGCAGTGTGACTCCAACATCAGAGAGCTGCAGCagcttcag
- the slka gene encoding STE20-like serine/threonine-protein kinase isoform X3, producing the protein MSSFFNFRKIFKLGSDKKKKQYEHVHRDENPEEIWEIIGELGDGAFGKVYKAQNKQTGTLAAAKVIDTKTEEELEDYMVEIDILASCDHRYIVKLLDAFYYESKLWILIEFCAGGAVDAVMLELERPLTEPQIRVVCRQTLEALAYLHEIKVIHRDLKAGNILFSQEGDIKLADFGVSAKNTMTLQRRDSFIGTPYWMAPEVVMCETSKDRPYDYKADIWSLGVTLIELAQIEPPNHEMNPMRVLLRIAKADPPTLMQPSRWSPEFNDFLRKALDKNVDRRWCTAQLLQHPFVSSVVDNKPLRELIAEANADVLEEIEEGKEEDEEEETDATLVVPGHKRAPSDTSMASSEDEKLSETTSTLDSVTEKTEPETAEDKASDKLSDEGLGTSVGDRAEGEKLNEVSDASNEDLVNGQVKAMEPKPEESPAGKPEEIPDRQITIVPEAPSDTQESVIVSEETGEEEKVEDGPPQVFLKERVKVEEKTEEEVKQEPIKEEPEVILQPPTKLTDPGDQPRSALEEPGAVSTEVNAKPEKIEKETLIEMAEEVKPEADGVTDINTDADLNEDTDNTESDVNTDAEVDAAEGSTEVSADTEAQRDNNVIPVVILEEGTTDEREEKPPDEEAPSQDAVSESKTDQESTPVKSEPDVEKDSDSGSSSVADSNSMDLNLSISSFLSKKAEAGSVSIQDTRRQKKTLKKTRKFMVDGVEVSVTTSKIVTDNDTKNEEMRFLRRQELRELRLLQKEEHRAQQALSDKLQQQREQIYRRFEQEMTGKKRQYDQEVENLEKKQKQTIERLEQDHTNRLRDEAKRIKAEQDKELSKFQNMLKNRKKEGVAQIMIQSFQLSSCALFNAQMQDEQEFLQKQQQELDGALKKIIQQHKHEIATIERDCLNHKQQLMRAREAAMWELEERHLQEKHQLLKQQLKDQYFMQRHQLLKRHEKEMEQMQRYNQRLIEEMKNRQAQERGRLPKIQRGDAKTRMAMFKKSLRITSAPGTPEQEREKIKQFAAQEEKRQKNERLHQHQKHENQMRDLQLQCDSNIRELQQLQNEKCHLLIEHETQKLKELDEEHSQELQEWREKLRPRKKALEEEFTRKLQEQEVFFKMSGESECLNPTTQSRVSKFYPIPSVHNSGL; encoded by the exons ATGTCGTCGTTCTTCAATTTTCGTAAAATCTTCAAGTTGGGGTCTGATAAGAAGAAGAAACAGTATGAGCACGTACACAGAGACGAGAACCCGGAGGAAATCTGGGAGATTATTGGGGAACTGGGAGATGGGGCCTTTGGGAAAGTATACAAG GCCCAGAACAAGCAGACTGGGACCCTGGCTGCTGCCAAGGTGATCGATACCAAGACAGAGGAGGAGTTGGAGGATTACATGGTGGAGATAGACATTCTGGCCTCCTGTGATCACCGTTACATAGTCAAACTGCTGGATGCCTTCTATTATGAAAGCAAACTGTGG ATTCTGATTGAGTTCTGTGCGGGAGGTGCTGTCGATGCAGTCATGTTGG AGCTTGAGAGGCCTCTGACAGAGCCCCAGATCCGGGTGGTGTGTAGGCAGACGTTGGAGGCCCTGGCCTACCTTCATGAGATCAAGGTCATCCACAGAGACCTGAAGGCTGGGAACATCCTTTTCTCACAGGAGGGAGACATCAAATTGG CTGACTTTGGCGTGTCCGCTAAGAATACCATGACGCTGCAGAGAAGAGATTCTTTCATTGGCACTCCATATTG GATGGCTCCAGAGGTGGTGATGTGTGAGACATCTAAGGACCGTCCGTACGACTACAAGGCTGACATCTGGTCCCTGGGGGTCACCCTGATTGAGCTGGCACAGATAGAACCTCCTAACCACGAGATGAACCCCATGAGAGTCCTGCTGAGAATAGCCAAGGCCGATCCGCCCACACTCATGCAGCCTTCACGCTG GTCACCAGAGTTCAATGACTTTCTGAGGAAGGCACTGGATAAGAATGTGGACCGTAGGTGGTGCACAGCCCAGCTCTTGCAG CATCCCTTTGTTAGCAGTGTAGTTGACAACAAACCGCTGAGAGAACTGATTGCTGAGGCCAATGCTGACGTCTTAGAGGAGATAGAAGAAGGCAAAGaggaagatgaagaagaagagacggATGCAACTCTG GTGGTGCCCGGACATAAGCGAGCGCCATCAGACACCAGCATGGCCAGCTCTGAGGATGAGAAGCTCTCTGAGACCACCTCTACACTGGACTCAGTCACAGAGAAGACAGAGCCTGAGACTGCAGAGGACAAGGCCAGTGATAAGCTGTCTGACGAGGGCCTTGGGACCAGCGTGGGCGACAGGGCAGAGGGTGAGAAACTGAACGAGGTGTCTGATGCCAGTAATGAGGACTTAGTCAATGGACAGGTGAAGGCCATGGAGCCCAAACCAGAGGAAAGCCCTGCTGGAAAGCCTGAGGAGATTCCTGACCGTCAGATCACCATTGTGCCAGAAGCACCATCAGACACACAGGAGAGTGTGATTGTGAGtgaggagacaggggaagaggagaaagTAGAGGATGGACCTCCACAAGTATTCCTGAAGGAAAGAGTAAAAgtagaggagaagacagaggaggaggtgaagcAGGAACCAATCAAAGAGGAGCCAGAGGTGATTCTCCAGCCTCCCACCAAATTAACAGATCCAGGGGACCAGCCTAGGAGTGCTTTAGAGGAGCCTGGCGCCGTGTCGACCGAGGTCAATGCTAAACCAGAGAAGATTGAGAAGGAGACGCTCATTGAGATGGCAGAGGAGGTTAAACCAGAGGCTGATGGGgtcacagacataaacacagacGCCGACTTGAATGAAGACACAGACAACACAGAATCGGACGTCAACACAGACGCAGAGGTAGACGCAGCTGAGGGCTCCACAGAGGTCTCTGCAGACACAGAAGCCCAAAGAGACAATAATGTAATACCGGTGGTGATTCTTGAGGAGGGGACCACCGACGAGAGGGAGGAGAAGCCACCAGATGAGGAAGCTCCATCCCAGGATGCTGTTTCGGAGTCAAAGACCGACCAGGAAAGCACTCCTGTTAAGTCGGAGCCAGATGTGGAGAAGGATTCTGACTCGGGGAGCAGCTCTGTAGCAGATAGCAACAGCATGGACCTCAACCTATCCATCTCCAGTTTCCTGTCCAAAAAGGCTGAGGCGGGGTCTGTGTCCATACAG GACACGAGACGGCAGAAGAAGACTCTGAAGAAGACCCGTAAGTTCATGGTTGACGGAGTGGAGGTCAGTGTGACCACGTCAAAGATAGTCACCGATAACGACACCAAGAACGAGGAGATGAGATTCCTGAg GCGCCAGGAGCTGAGAGAGCTGCGTCTGCTGCAGAAGGAGGAGCATAGAGCCCAGCAGGCGCTCAGCGACAAGCTgcagcagcagagagaacagatctACCGCCGCTTCGAGCAGGAGATGACT GGTAAGAAGCGTCAGTACGACCAGGAGGTGGAGAATCTGGAGAAGAAACAGAAGCAGACCATTGAGCGGCTGGAGCAGGACCATACCAACCGGCTGAGGGACGAGGCAAAACGCATCAAGGCCGAGCAGGACAAGGAGCTCTCCAAGTTCCAGAACATGCTCAAGAACCGCAAGAAGGAG GGTGTGGCCCAGATTATGATACAGTCTTTTCAGTTGTCCTCATGTGCTCTCTTCAACGCTCAGATGCAGGAT gAGCAGGAGTTTCTgcagaagcagcagcaggagtTGGATGGAGCCCTGAAGAAGATCATCCAACAGCACAAACATGAGATCGCCACCATCGAGAGAGACTGCCTCAACCACAAGCAACAGCTTATGAGAG CTCGAGAGGCAGCCATGTGGGAGCTGGAAGAGCGCCACCTGCAGGAGAAGCACCAGCTGCTCAAGCAGCAGCTCAAAGACCAGTACTTCATGCAGAGACACCAGCTGCTCAAGAGACACGAGAAG GAAATGGAGCAGATGCAGCGCTACAACCAGCGTCTGATTGAGGAGATGAAGAACAGACAGGCCCAGGAGAGAGGTCGTCTGCCGAAGATCCAGCGGGGTGATGCCAAGACACGCATGGCCATGTTCAAGAAGAGCCTCCGCATCACCTCTGCACCTGGCACCCCGGAGCAGGAAAGGGAGAAGATCAAGCAG TTTGCAGCCCAGGAGGAGAAGAGGCAGAAGAACGAGAGACTCCATCAACATCAGAAACATGAGAACCAGATGAGAGACCTGCAGCTGCAGTGTGACTCCAACATCAGAGAGCTGCAGCagcttcag